From bacterium, a single genomic window includes:
- a CDS encoding C40 family peptidase has product MVLPAADDGEPLPADVLPAPEPLARAGLDAFPAKRTPPAPDAALGHRAVDLARAQLGKPYQWGAAGPDRFDCSGLVQYVYANLGVSLPRVSSQQAGEGVHVDRKDLAPGDLVFFRLTGNRIDHVGIYVGKGKFIHAPNKRRPVQMDSLNDSWWRRKFKGGRRVG; this is encoded by the coding sequence GTGGTCCTCCCCGCCGCCGATGACGGCGAGCCCCTGCCCGCCGACGTGCTGCCCGCCCCGGAGCCCCTGGCCCGGGCCGGCCTCGACGCCTTTCCGGCCAAGCGCACGCCCCCGGCGCCCGACGCCGCCCTCGGCCACCGGGCCGTCGACCTGGCGCGGGCCCAGCTCGGCAAGCCCTACCAGTGGGGCGCGGCCGGTCCGGACCGCTTCGACTGCAGCGGCCTGGTGCAGTACGTGTACGCCAACCTGGGCGTCTCCCTGCCGCGGGTCTCGAGCCAGCAGGCGGGCGAGGGGGTGCACGTCGACCGCAAGGACCTCGCGCCCGGCGATCTCGTCTTCTTCCGCCTCACCGGCAACCGCATCGACCACGTGGGCATCTACGTGGGCAAGGGCAAGTTCATCCACGCCCCGAACAAGCGCCGGCCGGTGCAGATGGACAGCCTGAACGACTCCTGGTGGCGCCGCAAATTTAAGGGCGGCAGACGCGTCGGCTGA